A single genomic interval of Oncorhynchus mykiss isolate Arlee chromosome 13, USDA_OmykA_1.1, whole genome shotgun sequence harbors:
- the LOC110486165 gene encoding homeobox protein Hox-B2a yields the protein MNFEFEREIGFINSQPSLAECLTSFPAVLESFQTSSIKDSTVIPPPFEHTIPSLSPCTSSQARPRSQKRTSNGLQLRTPQPQQGPAPPASTAGPLAHEFPWMKEKKSSKKGPKSGNATVASSSPSPASSGYATAGLESPTEAQGGLDNGSGSRRLRTAYTNTQLLELEKEFHFNKYLCRPRRVEIAALLDLTERQVKVWFQNRRMKHKRQTTHHREGQEGDPGGFEPLEGADASSPYSSQPLEASGSAASEGETCNSAASYTNSSDNNQPTPEEGQLSCQEPTSVSDTTVRSTRFPTPTADNPATMGDGGASGPDHSFSEQQDASSLPDLNFFSADSCLQISDALSPSLQSSLDSPVDFSEADFDLFTSTLCTIDLQHLQF from the exons ATGAATTTTGAATTTGAGAGGGAGATTGGGTTCATAAACAGCCAGCCTTCCCTTGCAGAGTGCCTGACGTCTTTTCCCGCTGTCCTGGAGTCATTTCAAACTTCATCAATCAAGGACTCGACAGTAATTCCTCCTCCTTTCGAGCACACCATCCCCAGCCTGAGTCCCTGCACAAGCAGCCAGGCGCGACCGAGGAGCCAAAAGCGAACCTCCAATGGCCTCCAGCTTCGGACGCCACAGCCGCAACAGGGCCCAGCCCCGCCGGCAAGTACGGCTGGCCCGCTGGCACACGAGTTCCCCTGGATGAAAGAGAAGAAATCCTCGAAAAAGGGACCCAAATCTGGGAATGCCACGGtagcctcctcttctccctctcctgcaTCCTCCGGGTACGCCACTGCAGGACTTGAATCACCGACAG AGGCGCAGGGTGGACTGGACAACGGCAGCGGATCCCGGAGGCTGAGGACTGCCTACACCAACACGCAGCTACTGGAGCTGGAGAAGGAGTTCCACTTCAACAAATATCTCTGTCGGCCCCGGCGGGTGGAAATAGCTGCCCTTCTGGATCTAACCGAGAGACAGGTCAAAGTGTGGTTCCAGAACCGGAGGATGAAGCACAAGCGGCAAACGACACACCACAGGGAAGGCCAAGAGGGCGACCCCGGCGGGTTCGAGCCCCTGGAAGGTGCCGATGCTTCCTCGCCTTACTCGAGCCAGCCACTGGAAGCCTCGGGCTCGGCTGCGTCTGAGGGGGAGACGTGTAACTCGGCAGCCTCCTACACGAACAGCAGTGACAATAACCAGCCCACGCCTGAGGAGGGCCAGCTGAGCTGCCAGGAGCCCACATCAGTCTCTGACACAACTGTGCGGTCGACCCGGTTCCCAACGCCCACTGCAGATAACCCCGCAACAATGGGCGACGGTGGCGCATCTGGCCCGGATCATTCTTTTTCAGAGCAGCAGGACGCCTCCTCCCTGCCCGATTTGAATTTCTTTTCTGCTGATTCCTGCCTCCAGATTTCTGACGCTTTATCGCCCAGCTTGCAGAGCTCGCTCGACAGCCCGGTAGATTTCTCCGAGGCGGACTTTGACTTATTTACAAGCACACTTTGTACAATAGATTTACAACATTTACAGTTctaa